A single genomic interval of Corylus avellana chromosome ca10, CavTom2PMs-1.0 harbors:
- the LOC132164371 gene encoding transcription factor MYB46-like: MRKPEPSSGAAAGNKDNNNNKLRKGLWSPEEDDKLMNYMLNNGQGCWSDVARNAGLQRCGKSCRLRWINYLRPDLKRGAFSSQEESLIIHLHSLLGNRWSQIAARLPGRTDNEIKNFWNSTIKKRLKNLTSSIPSPNTSDSSSPKDHVMGGSQGIIMPMYMDSSSSSSAMAMNHMINDPISSHVLEHGLNMSSNGYLNAVPQYMTHHHHHHHQIGVCGDHSFHGGNGVFGLDGEMFVPPLESVSIEEKAKSTETNGYKKATSNTTMNNRTENLSRIGNYWEVDELRMGEWDLEELMNDVPSFAFLDFQVQ, translated from the exons ATGAGGAAGCCAGAGCCCTCCTCAGGCGCAGCCGCCGGGAATaaagacaacaacaacaacaagctAAGGAAGGGGTTGTGGTCGCCGGAGGAGGATGACAAGCTCATGAATTACATGCTCAACAATGGACAAGGTTGTTGGAGTGATGTCGCCAGAAATGCCGGCCTCCAGAGGTGCGGGAAGAGCTGTCGCCTTCGTTGGATTAATTACCTCAGGCCTGACCTTAAGCGAGGCGCCTTCTCTTCCCAAGAAGAATCCCTCATCATCCATTTGCACTCCCTTCTTGGCAACAG GTGGTCTCAAATTGCTGCACGCTTGCCTGGACGCACGGACAACGAGATAAAGAACTTCTGGAATTCAACAATAAAGAAAAGGCTAAAGAACTTGACGTCATCCATACCATCTCCAAACACAAGCGACTCATCATCGCCTAAAGATCATGTTATGGGGGGATCACAAGGCATCATCATGCCCATGTACATggattcatcatcatcatcatctgcCATGGCCATGAACCACATGATTAATGATCCAATATCGTCGCATGTGCTCGAGCATGGCTTGAACATGTCAAGTAATGGGTATCTTAATGCAGTTCCCCAATACAtgactcatcatcatcatcatcatcatcagattGGTGTATGTGGAGATCATAGCTTTCATGGCGGAAATGGGGTTTTTGGGTTAGATGGGGAGATGTTTGTTCCTCCATTAGAGAGTGTGAGCAttgaagaaaaagcaaaaagtacTGAAACTAACGGATACAAGAAGGCAACGAGTAATACCACCATGAATAACAGAACAGAAAACCTATCTCGGATTGGAAATTATTGGGAAGTAGATGAGCTTAGAATGGGGGAATGGGATTTGGAGGAGTTGATGAACGATGTTCCCTCCTTCGCTTTCCTTGATTTCCAAGTTCAGTAA
- the LOC132164500 gene encoding dicarboxylate transporter 1, chloroplastic encodes MASIALTSSLSLAPPSLPSLRSRKPTRFAAQFRSISTPSHFSRHPNSLSLTKSASTSLFQTHPKPNPYHSNDTKFSVRSAASGGAAVAAKPPSPPWQGAAIKPLLASILTGVILWFVPVPSGVSRNAWQLLAIFLATIVGIITQPLPLGAVALMGLGASVLTKTLTFAAAFSAFGDPIPWLIALAFFFARGFIKTGLGNRIAYQFVSLFGSSSLGLGYSLVFSEALLAPAIPSVSARAGGIFLPLVKSLCVACGSNVGDGTEERLGSWLMLTCFQTSVISSAMFLTAMAANPLAANLTLNTIKQTIGWTDWAKAAIVPGLVSLIVVPSILYVIYPPTVKSSPDAPKLAKEKLSQMGPMSKNEIIMAGTLLLTVGLWIFGGMLNVDAVTAAILGLSVLLVTGVVTWKECLAESVAWDTLTWFAALIAMAGYLNKYGLISWFSQSVVKFVGGLGLSWQLSFGILVLLYFYSHYFFASGAAHIGAMFTAFLSVSSALGTPPLFGAMVLAFLSNLMGGLTHYGIGSAPVFYGANYVPLAKWWGYGFLISVVNIIIWLGVGGVWWKFIGLW; translated from the exons ATGGCGTCGATCGCTCTCACCTCCTCACTCTCCTTAgcccctccctccctcccttcCCTCCGTTCCCGCAAACCCACTCGCTTCGCCGCTCAATTCCGCTCCATCTCCACCCCTTCCCATTTCTCACGACACCCCAATTCCCTTTCTCTAACCAAATCCGCTTCCACTTCCCTAttccaaacacaccctaaacCTAACCCTTACCATTCCAATGACACTAAATTTTCCGTCAGATCCGCCGCTAGTGGTGGCGCGGCTGTGGCGGCGAAGCCTCCTTCGCCGCCGTGGCAAGGCGCCGCAATTAAGCCACTACTGGCTTCGATTTTGACGGGGGTTATCCTCTGGTTCGTGCCGGTTCCGTCGGGAGTATCGCGCAACGCCTGGCAGTTGCTCGCCATCTTCCTCGCCACCATCGTCGGGATCATCACGCAGCCCTTGCCTCTCGGCGCCGTGGCTCTGATGGGCCTGGGCGCGTCGGTGCTCACCAAGACACTGACCTTCGCTGCCGCCTTCTCGGCCTTTGGCGACCCGATCCCCTGGCTCATCGCGCTAGCCTTCTTCTTCGCGCGCGGGTTCATCAAGACCGGGTTGGGGAACCGAATCGCATACCAGTTCGTGTCCTTGTTTGGGAGCTCGTCGTTAGGGTTAGGGTACAGCTTGGTGTTCAGCGAGGCGCTCTTGGCGCCGGCAATTCCGTCGGTGTCGGCGAGGGCCGGCGGGATCTTCCTCCCGCTGGTGAAGTCGCTGTGCGTCGCGTGCGGTAGCAACGTCGGCGACGGGACCGAGGAACGGCTGGGGTCGTGGCTGATGCTTACTTGCTTCCAGACCTCGGTGATATCGTCGGCGATGTTCCTGACGGCGATGGCAGCGAACCCGCTGGCCGCGAACCTCACACTCAACACGATCAAGCAGACGATTGGGTGGACCGATTGGGCGAAGGCGGCAATCGTGCCAGGCTTGGTGTCGTTGATTGTGGTGCCATCGATTCTCTACGTCATTTACCCGCCGACGGTGAAGAGCAGCCCTGACGCGCCGAAATTGGCAAAGGAGAAGCTGTCGCAGATGGGCCCCATGAGTAAGAATGAGATTATTATGGCTGGGACTCTGCTTCTTACG GTGGGGCTCTGGATTTTTGGTGGGATGCTGAATGTGGATGCCGTCACTGCTGCCATTCTTGGATTATCGGTCCTCCTGGTGACTGGAGTTGTGACATGGAAGGAGTGCTTAGCTGAATCAGTTGCCTGGGATACCCTTACGTGGTTTGCTGCCCTCATTGCAATGGCTGGGTATCTAAACAAATATGGTCTCATCTCCTGGTTCAGCCAATCTGTAGTCAAG TTTGTTGGTGGATTGGGTCTTTCATGGCAGCTATCTTTTGGCATTCTGGTTCTTCTCTATTTCTACTCTCACTACTTCTTTGCAAGCGGAGCTGCTCACATTGGTGCCATGTTTACAGCCTTCCTATCTGTTTCTAGTGCTCTTGGCACTCCACCATTATTCGGAGCCATGGTGCTCGCCTTCCTCTCAAACCTCATGGGCGGCCTTACCCACTACGGCATTGGGTCAGCTCCTGTTTTCTATGGTGCCAACTATGTCCCTCTTGCCAAATGGTGGGGCTACGGATTCCTCATTTCTGTTGTCAACATTATCATTTGGCTAGGAGTCGGAGGGGTTTGGTGGAAGTTCATTGGCTTGTGGTAA